The window ATGGAAAGCTGGAAAGAGGAAGACCAGGTATTCGACGCTGCACCGGACTGGGTAATGGAGATGTTACCTGGATTTCGGAACCACATCTGGGCGCCGGATATCGCTTTTCACGACGGTACGTATTATCTTTATTACTCGGTCTCGGCGTTTGGGCGGAATCGCTCCGCCATGGGCGTTGCGACGAATACCACCCTTCATCCTGATGATCCTGATTTTGAGTGGGTGGATCACGGTAAAGTGATAGAATCGATCCCCGGTCGTGATATGTGGAACGCCATCGATCCGAATCTCGCTTTCGATAAGGACGGCACGCCGTGGCTCAGTTTCGGCTCCTTCTGGATGGGACTCAAAATCGTCAAAATGCAGGATGATTTAATCCATGTGGCAGAAGGCAATGCCAGAGAATGGCACACCATCGCCGCCCGGCATCGCTACTGGAAGCTGGACGAACGAGATGCCGGTGATGCCGCAAATCCTGAACTGAATTATGAGATACTCTACCCGGAGGCAATCCTGGAGATGAACCGGAATATGGAAAACGGCGCCATAGAAGCACCGTTCATCTTTCGGAAAAACGGCTGGTACTATCTCTTTGTCTCCATGGACCGCTGCTGCCGTGGCGAAGAGAGTACCTATAAAATCAAGGTCGGGCGTTCCAAGGATATTACCGGCCCGTATCTTGACCGCGCCAACCAAAAGATGATTCACGGCGGCGGCACATTGGTAGCCAAAGGCAACGCGGAATGGGCGGCCGTTGGACATCAGGCGGCCTACACCTTTGATGGAACAGATTATCTGATATTCCACGGATACGATGTCTCAGATGACGGAAATGCCAAACTCTGGATCTCCGAAATTCAATGGGAAGACGAAGGTTGGCCGTCCGTGGACGGTTTGCCGTCGAATTGATTGGATAAATAGATAAATGGGGATGTAATCTGATAATATGAGTAAAAATTATTTGGCCTCGCATT is drawn from Candidatus Neomarinimicrobiota bacterium and contains these coding sequences:
- a CDS encoding arabinan endo-1,5-alpha-L-arabinosidase, which codes for MIIFACFLSGGITNAQPRDVGVHDPVMIKQDDTYYIFHTGRGISVKSSTDMESWKEEDQVFDAAPDWVMEMLPGFRNHIWAPDIAFHDGTYYLYYSVSAFGRNRSAMGVATNTTLHPDDPDFEWVDHGKVIESIPGRDMWNAIDPNLAFDKDGTPWLSFGSFWMGLKIVKMQDDLIHVAEGNAREWHTIAARHRYWKLDERDAGDAANPELNYEILYPEAILEMNRNMENGAIEAPFIFRKNGWYYLFVSMDRCCRGEESTYKIKVGRSKDITGPYLDRANQKMIHGGGTLVAKGNAEWAAVGHQAAYTFDGTDYLIFHGYDVSDDGNAKLWISEIQWEDEGWPSVDGLPSN